The genomic DNA GCGTTCTACATGCTCAGCGAAGCCGGGTTCGACAAGGGCGCCAAGCTCAAGGCGATCAACAATGGCCTGGAGATCATCCACGAATACCTCGACCTCAAGGGCGAGCCTGTGAGCAAAGTCGCGGTGGGCGATGAGTTCCTGGTGCGTCTGCGCCTGCGCGCCACCGACCGTGATCAAGTGCAGCAAGTGGCGGTGGTCGACCTGCTGCCGGGCGGCGTCGAGCCTGTGTATAACTTGCCGCCAGAGCCGGAAGCCGCGAGCACCGAGGACAGTGAAGGCGAGGATTCCGAGTACGTGGAAACCGCTGACGGGGAAGAGGCCGACGCCTGGCAGGCCCCCATCGGCGAGACCGAGCTGAGCAACTGGCAGCCGGACTACGTGGACGTGCGCGATGATCGGGTGGTGTTGTACGGCACTGCGCTGCGCGACGCAGGCACTTTCGTTTACCGCGTGCGCGCCACCAACGCAGGCACCTTCAACACGCCACCGGCCTACGCCGAGGGCATGTACGAAACCACCCTGCAAGGGCGCGGCAAAGTAGGCCAGCTTGAAATTACCAAGCCTTAAACGCCTGACGCCGCTGCTGGTTGCGGCGGGGCTCTTTGTGGGAGGGCTGGCGGGGCTGCGGCTGTGGCCGCATGCCCCGCTGGAGCAAGCGGTGACCTCCTCGCGGGTGGTACTGGCCGACGACGGTTCGTTGCTGCGCATGACCCTCGCGGATGACGGCCAATACCGCCTCTGGCTACCGCTTGAACGGATCTCACCTTCACTGGTTGAAGCCTTGTTGCTCAAGGAAGACCGCAATTTCTACTGGCACCCGGGGATCAATCCTCCGGCGTTGCTGCGCGCGGCCATGGCCACTTACAGCGGTGGCCAGCGCCAGGGTGGCTCGACCTTGAGCATGCAACTGGCGCGGCGCCTGTGGGACCTGAACACCCGCCAAGTGCCGGGCAAGCTGCAGCAGATAGGGTTGGCGCTGTGGCTGGAGGCGCGTTACAGCAAGCACGACATTCTTCAGGCCTACCTGAACCTGGCGCCCATGGGCGGCAATATCGAAGGCGCCGAGGCGGCCAGCCGCATTTATTTCGGCAAGTCGGCGGCGCAACTGTCGTTGTCCGAGGCTTTGGCGCTGGCGGTGATTCCGCAGCAGCCGGGGCGTCGCGCGCGTTTCGGGCCGTCGCTGCAAAACGCGCGGCTGCGCTTGATGGCGGACTGGCGCGAGACTTATCCACAAGACCCGCGCAACGACAGTTTGCTGGATTTGCCCCTTGAAGCGCGTAACCGCCAACAAATTCCGTTTCTGGCCCCGCACCTGAGCGAGCAACTGTTGGCCTCTCAGCCCGGCAATGAAATCAACAGCACGTTGAATGTGCCGTTGCAGCAACTGCTGGAGCGCCTGATCACCGGTTTTATCGCCGAGCGGCGCAGCACCGGCGTGGAAAACGCCACGGCGATCCTGATAGACAGCCGCGACCAGAGCGTGAAAGCACTGGTGGGCTCGGCGGATTACTTATCCACAAACCTTCACGGCCAAGTCAATGGCGTGTTGTCGCGGCGCTCGCCGGGCTCCACCCTCAAGCCGTTTTTGTATGGGCTGGCGCTGGATCAAGGCGTGATCCACCCCATGAGCATCCTCAAGGATCTGCCCAGTAACTTCGGCTACTTCCAGCCGGAAAATTTCGACGGCAGTTTTGTCGGGCCGCTGACGGCGCGGGACGCGTTGATCCGTAGCCGCAATATCCCGGCGGTGTGGCTGGCCAGCCAGGTGAAATCACCGTCTTTATATGGCCTGTTGCAGCGCGCCGGCATCAAGGGCCTGCGCGACGAAAGCCATTACGGCCTGGCCCTGGCCCTCGGCGGTGGTGAGATGACGCCGGAGGAACTGGCGCGACTGTACCTGATGCTGGCCGGTGATGGGCATTTGCGGCCCTTGCGCTATGTGCAGGAACAGCCGCCGTCCACCGGCGCGCAACTGCTTACGCCGCAAGCCGCGTTTATGGTGCGCGACATGCTGCGACGCAACCCGCGCCCCGACGGTTTGCCTGGCCGCCACTGGCGCACGGCGTGGAAAACCGGCACCTCGTGGGGGTTCCACGATGCGTGGAGTGCAGGCCTGGTCGGGCCGTATGTGCTGGTGGTGTGGGTGGGCAATTTCGATGGTCGGCCGAACCCGGCGTTTATCGGCGCCAAAACCGCCGCGCCGCTGTTTTTCCGGATTGCCGACGCCCTGCCCCTGGCTTTGCCGAATGTGCTGCTCAAGCCCGACAAACCGCCCGCCGGGCTGGTGCGCATTGACGTGTGCGCCGCCTCCGGCGAATTGCCCAACCGCTGGTGCCCGCAAACCCGCAAAACCTGGTACATCCCCGGCGTGTCGCCGATTCGCGTGTCCAACCTGCACCGCCCGGTGCTGATCGACACCCGCACCGGCAAGGCGGCGTGCCCACCGTTTGAGGCGCAATACACCCGTGAAGAGGTCTTCGAATTCTGGCCCAGCGATGTGCAGCGCCTGTACCGCGCCGCCGGCCTGCCGCGCCGCACGCCGCCCAACGTGATGAAAAATTGCCAGCCCAACCGCATCAGCGACCGCAGCGAGGCACCGCAAATCCGCTCACCATTGACGCAAGTGAGCTATCAGCTGCGCCTGTCCCAACCTCAGGAAAGCATTCCATTGAGTGCCAACGCCGCCAGCGATGCCGCCACGCTGTACTGGTTTGCCGACCAGACCCTGATCGGCCAGGGCCCGCCACAAACCACCCTGAACTGGCGGCCGGGCAAGTCGGGAGAATACCGGCTGCGGGTCAGCGATGATCAGGGGCGCAGCGCCAGCCGCGGGTTGAAAGTGGAATTTGTGCCCTAGACGAGCACCCTCATTGTGGCGAGCGGGCTTGTCCCGCGTTGGGTTGCGCAGCGACCCCAACAAGGGGACTGCTGCGCAGTCCAACGCGGGACAAGCCCGCTCGCCACAAGGGTTTTGCTGTTCTATCGCGGGCTTACCGAGTGTCTGCCCTATTGCTCACGCGCTTGGCAAAATGTTGATAGGCCACGCCCATCTTGCGTTGCTCAAACAGCGAAAACACCAGGGTGCCGAGCAGAATCAGCATCCAGATCAAAAATTGCTTCAACGCGTCCACATGGGCAACAAACAGCAGCAAGGTCACGACCCCGCCGATGACCGCCCCCAACCCTGCCCACGCGCCCAATACCCGCCCCACGGCCAGGCGCATCCCCTTGGGCAGCAACAACCGGGTCCAGATCAGCACCATGAAAATCGTCAGCATGAAGCCGAAAGCCGCCATGAACGGAATCGGAAAACCACCTTCGCGGTACAGCCAGGCGAGCAGTTGATACACCGGGCCCTGTTCGGCCATCTGTGGATAAGTGTCGGGGCCCGGTAAATGCAGTTGCGCAAAATGTGCCGGGGTCATGGCCATCACGCCGACTCCGAGCAGCCCCACAATCGCGCCATAAAAGCCACCGGCGCGCCACAGCGGCGCCAACACGCGGCGGTTTTCCACATCCTCGGTGAGTGCCACGCCAAACACGGCTTTTGGGTGCTTGCCTTGAGCGATCACGGTGTGGCCGTCGCGCTCGCAGGCTTCGCCGATCAGCATCACGTCCAGACCCTGAACCAGCAGAATTTCGCCGTGGCGCCGTGAGCTGCCAATGAGCTCATAGTCGTCGGGTGATTTATTGCCAAACAGGTCAATGCCCTCGGCGAGCACGCTGATTTCGCCTGTGGCGTCCTGCAAGCGGAAATCATTGCAGCGCGCTTCGCCCTTGACCCGGCTCCAGCTCCAGCGCCCGTCGTCGTCCTTCTCACCTTCTTCGGTGATCCATACATAACCGGCGCAAGGCTTGCCGTGCACCGGCGAGCGCAGCGGCTGGTCCACGATCACGTTGCCCCGCACTTCCACCAGGCCCATGGCCAGCGAGCGTATCTGGCTGGTGGCGAGGCGTTGTTCGGTCTTGTAGAAGCTGGGGCCGAAGCGGGTCAGCAGGCACACAAGAACGAACACCGGGAAAAACAGCGCCACCACCGTCATCGGTGCGTAGATCATCGCGCCGATAAAACCTGCCAGAAACACCAGCCCCAGCAGGATCTTCCACTTCGGCTTTTTCACCACAACGCCCGCCTGGGTGGTTTTCATGCGCCCGGCACCTCAAGCTTTACACCGTCGTAGCGGGTTTCTTCGGCGCTCATCGCCAGCAACGGAATGCGCTGATAACCGAGCATCCGCGCGAAAAACAGGTCGGGGAACACGGCGATGGCGATGTTGTAGAGGTTCACCGATTCGTTGAAGAACTCCCGCCGGTCGGCGATGCGTTCCTCGACAGCCGAGATGGCTTGCTGCAACTCAACCATGTTTGGCCCGGAGATCAGCGTGGGGTAACCCTCCGCCACCGCAATTACCGATTTGAGCGCCGCATTCAGCTGGTTGGACGCCTCGACCTTGTCGTTAAGGCTGCTGGCGTTGAGGTATTGCGTGCGCGCATCACTCAGGCGCGTGAACAACGCGTGCTCATGGTTCATGGCGGTTTGCACCACGCGCATCAAGTCGGGGATCTGATCCGCGCGTTGCTTGAGCAGCACATCAATGTTGGCGAAGGCTTTATCCACATCGTTGCGCCGCATTACCAGCCCGTTGTACACGCCGACCATCCAGCCGACCAGGCCGACAACAATGATCAGCACGACGATGCCGGCGATAAGCAGTTCTATGTTCATGGTGAGGGCGTCCCTGGCTGAAGTTATCCACAGGGAGGCATTCTAGGGGTAAAGCCGGGCTCCGCGTCCGGCAGTGGCCCACAGTTTCGACAAGAGGTCGTTAATTCAACGATACGATTCGCACCACCTCATTGCGGTCTACTTTTCCCAGTGCGTTGCGCGGGATGACATCGCTCAGCACGATTCGCTGCGGCAGCTTGAACGGCGCCAGACGTTCGCGTAGCCAGGCGAGAATTTCATCCGCCGTCGCGGTTGCATCCGGCACTCGCTTGACCAGCACCACCACGCGCTGCCCACCTGCGCTATCCGGTGCGCCTGCGACGGCGGCATCGGCGACAGCCGGGTGCAGGATCAGCTGGTTTTCCACTTCCACCGGGGAAATTTTGTCGGTGAAGCTGACGATCTGGTCCTTGCAGCGGCCAACAAAGCGGTACTCACCATTGGGCTCTTGAAACATCAGGTCGCCGGAGGAAAACCAGCCATCCCGGCTGTGGCTGATGATGTCGCCGGGTCCGGTCCAGTAGCCGAGGCTAAGGTTCGGGCCGCACATCTGCAGTTCGCCCACCTGGCCTTGCGCAACCACGGCGCCGTCGGCATCCACCAGGCGTGCGCGCCCGGGCACGGCGGTGAGGGTGTCCCAGGCCGAACCGAAGGCCATGCTGCCCAGGCACTCGGTCAAGCCATAGGTGTTGTTCAGACCGAAGTCAAAGGTGCTTTGGAAGGTTTCGGCCACCGGCGGCCGGCAGGCGTCGCCGCCGATGCCGCAGACTTGCAGCGAACTGAGGTCGCGCGGGCGTTTACGTTGCGCGTCCACCAACGGCTGGCAGATGAAAGGCGCGACAAACAGCATGCTGCCGCCCTCTTGCTCAATGGCGTCGAGGAGCTTGTCGGCGTCAAACCGGCTGAACATCACCTCGCGGCAGCCTTTGATAATCGTCGCCATCAAAACGAACGAGCCGGAGACATGGGCGACGGGCGTACTGCCGATGGTGCAGGAGCCGGCGTCGAGCTTCCATGCCTCAAGGGCACCGGCCACGTGGGAAATCGCGCGTTGGTTATAGGCCACCAGCTTGGGCATGCCCGTGGTGCCGGACGTCGCCAGCAGCAGGCAGGTTGAATCGATGTCGGCGGGCACGTGCCCGGTTTGACGCGTGCCTTCGCCCAACAGCGATTCCCAATTTGTGCTCGAGAATGTGCGGGTACGGCCAAGCACCTCGGCGTCCATTTGGGAGATGACCGGTTGCAGGTCCGCTTCGTGAATAAACAGCTTCGGCCGCAGCCAGCCGAGGAACTCGTCGAGTTCACGGGCAGTGAATTCGGTCTTGAGCGGCACCATGATCGCCCCGCTCATCATCGCAGCGAACAGGAACACCGCGTACAGCGGCGAAGTGCGCACCAGCATGACAATGCGATCGCCAGG from Pseudomonas tolaasii NCPPB 2192 includes the following:
- the pbpC gene encoding penicillin-binding protein 1C, whose protein sequence is MKLPSLKRLTPLLVAAGLFVGGLAGLRLWPHAPLEQAVTSSRVVLADDGSLLRMTLADDGQYRLWLPLERISPSLVEALLLKEDRNFYWHPGINPPALLRAAMATYSGGQRQGGSTLSMQLARRLWDLNTRQVPGKLQQIGLALWLEARYSKHDILQAYLNLAPMGGNIEGAEAASRIYFGKSAAQLSLSEALALAVIPQQPGRRARFGPSLQNARLRLMADWRETYPQDPRNDSLLDLPLEARNRQQIPFLAPHLSEQLLASQPGNEINSTLNVPLQQLLERLITGFIAERRSTGVENATAILIDSRDQSVKALVGSADYLSTNLHGQVNGVLSRRSPGSTLKPFLYGLALDQGVIHPMSILKDLPSNFGYFQPENFDGSFVGPLTARDALIRSRNIPAVWLASQVKSPSLYGLLQRAGIKGLRDESHYGLALALGGGEMTPEELARLYLMLAGDGHLRPLRYVQEQPPSTGAQLLTPQAAFMVRDMLRRNPRPDGLPGRHWRTAWKTGTSWGFHDAWSAGLVGPYVLVVWVGNFDGRPNPAFIGAKTAAPLFFRIADALPLALPNVLLKPDKPPAGLVRIDVCAASGELPNRWCPQTRKTWYIPGVSPIRVSNLHRPVLIDTRTGKAACPPFEAQYTREEVFEFWPSDVQRLYRAAGLPRRTPPNVMKNCQPNRISDRSEAPQIRSPLTQVSYQLRLSQPQESIPLSANAASDAATLYWFADQTLIGQGPPQTTLNWRPGKSGEYRLRVSDDQGRSASRGLKVEFVP
- a CDS encoding LemA family protein gives rise to the protein MNIELLIAGIVVLIIVVGLVGWMVGVYNGLVMRRNDVDKAFANIDVLLKQRADQIPDLMRVVQTAMNHEHALFTRLSDARTQYLNASSLNDKVEASNQLNAALKSVIAVAEGYPTLISGPNMVELQQAISAVEERIADRREFFNESVNLYNIAIAVFPDLFFARMLGYQRIPLLAMSAEETRYDGVKLEVPGA
- a CDS encoding class I adenylate-forming enzyme family protein, whose amino-acid sequence is MLTCFEPAQAPAPSQTPLHALFQHAAERPNAIALIADGDVWSYHRLANEVVRLSNGFKHAGVEPGDRIVMLVRTSPLYAVFLFAAMMSGAIMVPLKTEFTARELDEFLGWLRPKLFIHEADLQPVISQMDAEVLGRTRTFSSTNWESLLGEGTRQTGHVPADIDSTCLLLATSGTTGMPKLVAYNQRAISHVAGALEAWKLDAGSCTIGSTPVAHVSGSFVLMATIIKGCREVMFSRFDADKLLDAIEQEGGSMLFVAPFICQPLVDAQRKRPRDLSSLQVCGIGGDACRPPVAETFQSTFDFGLNNTYGLTECLGSMAFGSAWDTLTAVPGRARLVDADGAVVAQGQVGELQMCGPNLSLGYWTGPGDIISHSRDGWFSSGDLMFQEPNGEYRFVGRCKDQIVSFTDKISPVEVENQLILHPAVADAAVAGAPDSAGGQRVVVLVKRVPDATATADEILAWLRERLAPFKLPQRIVLSDVIPRNALGKVDRNEVVRIVSLN